TTTCGGGCAAAAAAACCGCAAGTTTCATAGTTTCTCCAATTAGCTATCCAATCAATCCTTTGGCAATTATTACTATCAGTATCTGGATGACCGCTAACGGCATCAGATATTTCCATGCAAAACTGACAACCTGCTCAACCCTGATTCTTGAATGAAGCGCTCTTATAAGCGAAAGCAAAATAACAATAATTGTCGTTTTAATTATGAACCAGGCAAAACCCAGCCAGAGCCCGCCAGGGAATCCTCCTAAAAACACCGCGGATATTACGCCGCTGCCTACAATCAGCTCTATGGAAGTCATCAACCTGAAAAAAGCGTATTTTTTTCCTGAAAATTCCGTAAAAGTGCCGCCTACAATTTCCGTTTCGGCATGAGGAATATCAAACGGCGTTCTTTCAAGTTTTGCCTGAAGCGAAATCAGCGCAACAAAGAAACCGATTATATTTATAAGCAGCAATAACGGCTTTGCCTGGTAAAATGCCGCAATTTCGGTCATTCTCCAGCTGTCTGCCAGTATTGCCGGGCCTAACAACACCAGCAAAAATGGAATTTCGTATCCAAAAAGCATCGTAATTACACGCACGCCGCCAAGAGTTGAAAACGGGTTTGTAGAGTGCCAGCCTGCAAGGAAAAATACCAGTG
This Elusimicrobiota bacterium DNA region includes the following protein-coding sequences:
- a CDS encoding NADH-quinone oxidoreductase subunit H, which codes for MAILKDVLYLLIYPGIFFLMSYSMFVEWVDRKVYARLQNRCGPLHTGYEGMLQPLADFIKLMLKEDIIPERADRFMFAALPVIGLTIVSTAALLLPVWHYADYSTFNSFQGDLIVIIYLLSMATLVFFLAGWHSTNPFSTLGGVRVITMLFGYEIPFLLVLLGPAILADSWRMTEIAAFYQAKPLLLLINIIGFFVALISLQAKLERTPFDIPHAETEIVGGTFTEFSGKKYAFFRLMTSIELIVGSGVISAVFLGGFPGGLWLGFAWFIIKTTIIVILLSLIRALHSRIRVEQVVSFAWKYLMPLAVIQILIVIIAKGLIG